The Panicum hallii strain FIL2 chromosome 9, PHallii_v3.1, whole genome shotgun sequence genome has a window encoding:
- the LOC112874854 gene encoding leucine-rich repeat extensin-like protein 5 → MAAAMALEPFFLTPPPAPRHLAELRIETAHSAVAFSAPCAADAGRKRRCLLPASSVRKRMLLELAPFDPAPSAPPPPPTPSPTPPPSPMASRAGSSTAAVFSFAPGLRPIQPTTAAGNMFAFAENAPMTPGRSEISGAGNMFAFLAAPERSNTSTGPTSRGGFVFAASPEGPLTPTSRGSNTSGLSFLASPNQPLTPTGPIASGRQPSLMPTGSGGASASLLSPKPARTGVADSGGFAVVPSGPALAPIGSTSSAVAKETTLPTVSLPTPSFVFSASRSPPLPRGGSKKRRRPNLRIETVPRRMSPRQWEEETPPQLTPPPQKLAKTNSSDNGEASRSGIMSGPCCLFVTSLAKAAKQEAKKASSEASRSPAGSHCTSPARRSSLEKLSKPEREVEVSSASCSGAEVVVRVTCKCGIHKEFSFDHRP, encoded by the exons atggccgccgccatgGCGCTAGAGCCTTTCTTtctcacgccgccgcccgcgccgcggcaCCTCGCCGAGCTCCGCATCGAGACCGCGCACTCCGCGGTCGCCTTCTCCGCGCCCTGCGCCGCCGACGCGGGGCGGAAGCGCCGCTGCCTCCTCCCGGCTTCCTCCGTGCGCAAGAGGATGCTACTCGAGCTGGCCCCCTTCGACCCCGCGccgagcgcgccgccgccgcccccaacGCCCTCGCCCACCCCGCCTCCCTCGCCGATGGCGTCGCGCGCGGGGTCCTCAACCGCCGCCGTGTTCTCGTTCGCGCCGGGGCTCCGGCCGATCCAGCCGACGACCGCCGCAGGGAACATGTTCGCGTTCGCCGAGAACGCGCCGATGACACCGGGGAGATCCGAGATCAGCGGTGCGGGGAACATGTTCGCGTTCTTGGCCGCGCCAGAGCGGTCCAACACGTCCACGGGCCCTACCTCCAGGGGTGGCTTCGTGTTCGCGGCTTCGCCTGAAGGGCCCCTGACGCCGACCTCCAGGGGCTCCAACACCAGCGGCCTCTCCTTCTTGGCCTCGCCGAACCAGCCGTTGACGCCCACGGGTCCCATTGCCAGCGGCCGCCAGCCGTCCTTGATGCCCaccgggagcggcggcgcttccGCGTCCCTGCTCTCCCCGAAGCCGGCGCGCACGGGCGTCGCCGACAGCGGCGGGTTCGCAGTCGTCCCTTCGGGGCCAGCGTTGGCACCCATAGGCTCAACATCTTCCGCGGTGGCCAAGGAGACGACGCTCCCCACTGTGAGCCTCCCCACGCCGTCGTTCGTCTTCTCGGCCTCGCGGTCGCCGCCTCTGCCACGCGGCGGGAGCaagaagcggcggcggcccaaCCTCCGCATCGAGACGGTCCCGCGCCGCATGAGCCCGAGGCAATGGGAAGAAGAGacgccgccgcagctcacccCGCCGCCACAGAAGCTCGCCAAGACTAACTCATCCGACAACGGCGAGGCCTCCCGCTCGGGCATCATGTCCGGGCCGTGCTGTTTGTTCGTCACTTCGCTGGCCAAGGCGGCCAAGCAG GAAGCCAAGAAGGCCTCCAGCGAGGCATCCCGCTCGCCGGCCGGGTCACACTGCACGTCGCCGGCGAGGCGTTCCTCACTGGAGAAGCTGAGCAAGCCG GAGCGAGAGGTGGAAGTGTCCAGCGCGTCCTGCTCCGGGGCCGAGGTGGTGGTGCGCGTGACCTGCAAGTGCGGCATCCACAAGGAGTTCAGCTTC